Part of the bacterium genome, CGCCTGGGCGCGGGCCGGCTCGTCTTCGCCAGGGGCACGTTCGAGTGTATACGGGCCGCGATAGCCGCAACGCCACAGCGTCGGCAGAATCAGGTCGTAGTTGGTCTGGCCCTCGCCGATGAGCGGGAAGTCCGCATTGCCCTTCGCGCCGCGGTGGTCCTTCAGGTGCGTGTGACCGATGAGGGGGGACATCTGCTCCAGCCGGTCGGCGGGGTCCTTGCCCTCGTAGAAGTGGAAGTTGGCCGGGTCGTACGCCAGCTTCACGTGGGGGTGGCCGATCGCGGACATGGCGTGCAAGCAACTGTCGGTGTCGCCGGTGAAGCCCCCGTGGGTCTCCAGGCACACCGTCATCCCAAGCTGCCCGGCGCGGTCGCCCAGCTTCCGCACGCGCTCCACAAACAGCTTCCCGTCGGCCGCGATCTGCTCGGGCGTCTTGTCCGCGTACCCGAAGCTGCCCATGTCCATCACGCCGACGCCGAGGCTCGCGGCGTTCTCGAGGCGCTGCAGCGCGTCCTCCAGCCCGCCCTCGGCCAGCAGGTTCGCCCCGCCGGCGAAGACGGCGATCAGCGCCAGCCCGTGGTCGGCCAGTTGCCGGTTGAACGCTTGCCGGTCCGCCTCGGTCAGCGTCAGCAGGTCCAGGTCCAGATAGCCCTTGAAGAAGCCGACGCCGACGAACCTGAAGCCGGCGTCGGCAGTGTGGCGCAGAAACGCCGGGTAGTCCTGGTCGCAGAAGTTGTACGCGGCAATGGTCGGTTGCATGGAGTACTCCAGGGTCAA contains:
- a CDS encoding sugar phosphate isomerase/epimerase, translated to MQPTIAAYNFCDQDYPAFLRHTADAGFRFVGVGFFKGYLDLDLLTLTEADRQAFNRQLADHGLALIAVFAGGANLLAEGGLEDALQRLENAASLGVGVMDMGSFGYADKTPEQIAADGKLFVERVRKLGDRAGQLGMTVCLETHGGFTGDTDSCLHAMSAIGHPHVKLAYDPANFHFYEGKDPADRLEQMSPLIGHTHLKDHRGAKGNADFPLIGEGQTNYDLILPTLWRCGYRGPYTLERAPGEDEPARAQALKTAFQRLSRWLPGD